A stretch of DNA from Lotus japonicus ecotype B-129 chromosome 4, LjGifu_v1.2:
ccaaacccaaaacccaatcATCTTATTTTGGCAAACCTTCGCGCATTGAAATTTGGATGACCATAAAAAAGATGCAATGATGCACGCAAacaactactccctccgttccaaaactattgtagtttaaggGTTATGCACAAAGATTAAgaattcattaattgatgttataatttgactgaaacacccttatttaatatgagttatatgaaagagagagaatgaaaatcattggtcaactaattggtgagaattgtgattggtggaatTAAGAGGTGATACTTGGGTGgtgtaatattaaatgagggcatgaatggaagagaatgagataaagtgctttggatatgtaaaacaacaatggttttggaacaaaataaaaaagttaaaactacaatagttttggaatgGAGGGAGTAGTACAAGTACAAGAAGAAACAGAGGCACATAGAAatagaaagagaagaagattgctcaATTCCCTAGCCATCTCATACACACTTCAAATTAACACAAAAGTTTGTCCTTATTGATGTTGCTAAGCTATACTTATAGAGTTGAAGCTAGCAAACTTAACCATGGAAGAACGGTATGAGATCATCAAAGATATTGGGTCAGGAAACTTTGGTGTGGCAAAACTGGTAAGGGAGAAATGGAGTGGTGAGTTATATGCTGTCAAGTTCATCGAGAGAGGCTTCAAGGTTCTGTTTTTAACCACCATTTCAGTGCCCAGTGTATCTTTTTTGTTGTTATGTTTCTTGTACATGAACTTTGGATCGTTATAAATTAATGAGTTTCTATTGGCTGTTTTGCAGATTGATGAGCACGTGCAAAGGGAGATCATAAATCATAGGTCCTTGAAGCATCCCAACATCGTTAGATTTAAAGAGGTACACATTTTTTTGTCTCAATGAATATAATTTCTCTACTTCTCCTTCATAGTGTCTGCTTACATACATGGTGAAGCCAAAATCATATCGAACACTCACAAAAGCTGAGAGATGTTGGCATGTTGCTCTTGTCCAACCTTATTTTGGCTCACTCGGGTTTTGCACTGTGTATCTAAACATACATATAGTTTAGTTTGTTCTTAATGATGTATATGCCCCTCAAGCAATCTCATTTTTCAGTGAAATTTTTTCTGTTTTCCTTTAAAGGAATTGCTGGAATCATAGAAAAAGAACTGAATTGGAAAACTTTTGAGTTTGATTCCTTAATtttcttctcttattccttattgATTTTAGTGATAACTTGTAATATATGAAATGGCCATTCATTGCAGGTGTTAATTACTCCAACTCATTTAGCAATTGTGATGGAATATGCTGCAGGGGGAGAACTATTTGAAAGAATATGCAGTGCTGGTAGATTCAGTGAGGACGAGGTAGCTTAGATCATGTATTGTAATTAATTGATAACAGAATGCTTTTGAAGACTTTATGATAGTGTTTTTCTCCAAGAGGCCATTATAGTACTGGTTAACTGTTTTAGATTCCAAAACAGTAATAAAGATTGCATGCACTGTTCATAGTGCATTAAAACTAGTTTGAGTGCTGTTTCTGCATAAGCAAACATACACTGATGTTGAAACTCAGAATGGCAAGTTTATAAGCCCTGTTTCCAACACAGTTCGATTGAGGCTGTGCTCTATATTTAACATATTTTAGTCATAAATttgcaattttttattttaacagTTTGTTAACATTTAATTTGGACATCATAAATAGTGTTTTCGTGCATGTTTTGATACACAGTGAAAAACCACGGTGAAGTACCCACAAAAAGTTAAAGGAAGTTGCTTCCTGTCTCTTGTGATTTTGGTTCACAGTAGTTTTTCACTATGTATCTAAACATGCagctcttcttcttttttacttagtaTTGCTATTTGACATTCTAGACAATTTCATCCTAAATTCTTCTTATGCTTGCACAGGCAAGATATTTCTTCCAGCAATTGATTTCTGGTGTCAGCTATTGCCATTCAATGGTAACATTCTTGTCTAGTCTTAATCTCAATGGTTTCTCTTTCCATGAATGTTACATTGTCAGCCTCAATCTGCTTTAGCTAAAATGAACATGTCATTTACTTGCAGGAAATTTGCCATAGAGATCTTAAGTTGGAAAACACACTTTTAGATGGAAGCTCAGCACCCAGGCTCAAAATCTGTGACTTTGGTTACTCAAAGGCAATAACTTGTCACTTAATTTCATTTAATCTATGTTTCGAAGTCcatttatagcatgtttgaaaatccttctacaattgattccaaagtgaaaatcaattatggggagaaGCTTTGTGAGGAGAAGCTTTGAGAATAGCTTCTGTgtgccataattgattttaaggAAGAATAAGTTGATCCAAAAATGCCATTAGATCCTATTGCAAAAGTATTTTCTTTATCTCTCCATGAGATCAAGCATCTTATTCCACACTTTTCTCTCATCTCTTACATGTACAAATTTTTGTACAAGTATAATTTCTCATTCTGCATCTTTTTTCAGTCATCTGTTCTGCACTCTCAGCCAAAATCTACAGTAGGAACCCCTGCATATATTGCACCTGAGGTCCTATCAAGAAGAGAATATGATGGCAAGGTAACTTTACATCTAACTTTTCCTATTTAACTTTGAGCATGTCTGAATTCACATTCATATCTCCTGGAATCAATTCTGCTCTCACAAAACTATTACTAGCTTCTCACACAATCAATTTTATTTCCAACGTAAAAATCTACCGTGGATCCAAACACGCATTTACTCATTTGGAGATAACATTCAGCCACCAACATTATGTTCTTAATATTATCCTTGGAAATGATTAGGTAGCAGATGTTTGGTCTTGTGGGGTGACTTTATATGTGATGCTGGTTGGCGCTTATCCTTTTGAAGATCC
This window harbors:
- the LOC130711312 gene encoding serine/threonine-protein kinase SAPK2-like is translated as MEERYEIIKDIGSGNFGVAKLVREKWSGELYAVKFIERGFKIDEHVQREIINHRSLKHPNIVRFKEVLITPTHLAIVMEYAAGGELFERICSAGRFSEDEARYFFQQLISGVSYCHSMEICHRDLKLENTLLDGSSAPRLKICDFGYSKSSVLHSQPKSTVGTPAYIAPEVLSRREYDGKVADVWSCGVTLYVMLVGAYPFEDPEEPRNFRKTLQRILSVHYSIPDYVRITQECRHLLSRIFVANPEKRITIPEIKMHPWFLKNLPIEFMEEGVGGLQNDDVNDDSCQMIEEILSIIQEARKPGEGPKVGGQFVGGSMDLDDMDADDADIDDIDTSGDFVCAL